The proteins below are encoded in one region of Pontibacter deserti:
- a CDS encoding NADH-quinone oxidoreductase subunit N — protein sequence MKEQATNLSQSIDAILAGAGSLLPELLLAGFFLLLVTFDLFKSKTIKQLLPWLALTALFSAFILQILGGYTSGGVQFLNLLRSDGLARYSGILFSAAGIFTILLSLQSRSLEKLKEGKGEYYALILMLVLGLNLMAKSINLLMVFLAIEVVSIASYILTLTLKQEKRAVEAGLKYILYGTLSAGVMLYGMSFFYGFTGSLNYTEGSFWQALLQADYLLVTIVAILVFAGFFFKISATPFHFWVPDVYQGAPMPIVALFSTGPKMAGIIVILRFVAAFSDPAVASYFDDILWFLGIAALATLIIGNFTALWQNTPRRLMAYSSVSHAGFLLMALLAFGTNYTSSVLFYLTVLLFMSYGVFLFLQLSEENFGITKLEHFTGLGHKLPYLGAMALLYLLSLTGLPPLAGFMGKLLIFSNVWEAYSSSNQTMLLILLVAGVLLTGVALFYYIRIPYYLFLKRNLTEEKLVISLSNKLLLAFFAVPLLVLFFKPDLLLLWIEKLLAQAF from the coding sequence GTGAAAGAGCAAGCCACCAACCTTAGCCAGTCGATTGACGCCATTTTAGCCGGGGCAGGTTCGCTGTTGCCGGAGTTGCTGCTGGCCGGTTTCTTCCTGCTGCTCGTTACGTTCGACCTGTTCAAGTCTAAAACTATAAAACAGCTGCTGCCGTGGCTGGCTCTTACCGCTCTTTTCTCTGCTTTTATACTTCAGATCTTAGGAGGCTATACTTCGGGTGGCGTGCAGTTCCTGAACCTGTTGCGCTCTGATGGGCTGGCACGGTACAGCGGAATCCTGTTCAGTGCAGCAGGTATCTTTACCATCCTTCTCTCACTTCAAAGCAGATCACTTGAGAAGCTGAAAGAAGGCAAAGGCGAATATTATGCCCTTATCCTGATGCTGGTGCTGGGCCTGAACCTGATGGCAAAGTCCATTAACCTGTTGATGGTTTTCCTGGCTATCGAAGTTGTTTCTATAGCTTCCTATATCCTGACATTAACTTTAAAACAGGAAAAACGTGCGGTGGAGGCAGGCCTGAAGTATATTCTGTATGGTACTTTGTCGGCGGGTGTGATGCTATATGGCATGTCGTTTTTCTATGGCTTTACCGGCTCGCTCAACTACACCGAAGGCTCTTTCTGGCAGGCGCTTTTGCAGGCTGATTACCTGCTGGTAACGATAGTAGCTATACTTGTATTTGCCGGGTTCTTTTTTAAAATATCTGCGACTCCTTTCCATTTTTGGGTGCCAGATGTGTACCAGGGAGCGCCTATGCCTATCGTTGCCTTGTTCTCTACAGGGCCAAAAATGGCAGGCATCATTGTTATACTTCGCTTCGTTGCTGCCTTTTCCGACCCGGCTGTAGCAAGTTATTTTGATGATATTCTTTGGTTCCTGGGTATTGCAGCGCTGGCAACGTTAATCATCGGTAACTTTACCGCACTCTGGCAAAATACGCCGCGCCGACTGATGGCTTATTCGTCGGTTTCGCATGCAGGTTTTCTGCTGATGGCACTGCTGGCTTTTGGTACCAACTATACTTCGAGCGTACTCTTTTACCTGACGGTGCTGCTGTTCATGAGCTATGGTGTTTTCCTTTTCCTGCAGCTATCCGAAGAGAACTTTGGGATTACAAAGCTGGAGCATTTTACTGGATTAGGACATAAACTGCCTTACCTGGGTGCCATGGCTTTGCTATACTTGCTGTCGCTTACGGGGCTTCCGCCGCTGGCTGGTTTTATGGGCAAGCTACTTATTTTTAGCAATGTCTGGGAGGCCTATTCTTCTTCCAATCAAACCATGCTGCTTATACTTTTGGTGGCGGGTGTGCTGCTTACGGGCGTGGCACTGTTTTATTATATCAGGATTCCGTACTACCTTTTCCTGAAAAGGAATTTAACTGAAGAAAAATTAGTTATTTCACTGTCGAATAAGCTGCTGCTGGCGTTTTTTGCGGTGCCGCTGCTGGTCCTGTTCTTTAAACCTGACCTGTTGCTGCTCTGGATCGAGAAACTGCTGGCTCAAGCATTTTAA
- a CDS encoding amidophosphoribosyltransferase has product MSDSIKHECGIALIRLRKPIEYYVEKYGTPMYGVNKLFLLMQKQHNRGQDGAGVASIKIDAGPGMEYISRFRSVKTRAIDSIFGKIGKEFKELKEKHPEKAEDTNWVWQNLPFLGDVYLGHLRYGTHGVNSVDNCHPMVRENNWRSRSLAVAGNFNMTNVDEQFQKLIELGQHPKQKSDTITVLEKIGHFLDEENQELFESYKNEFTNKEITSLIEENLDLERVLKRAAKDFDGGYAMAGLTGYGASFVVRDPNGIRPAYYYIDDEVVVIASEKPAIKTAFDVDYAAIKEITPGHALIVDKEGNPSLREILEPREKLSCSFERIYFSRGNDPEIYEERKNMGKRLCKQILEAVNYDLKNTVFSYIPNTAETSWLGMMKGIEDYLRSYRKQAILNQQLSEEQLDEILQFKPRAEKLVIKDVKLRTFITDDNNRDDLVTHVYDTTYEVVKKGVDTLVVLDDSIVRGTTLEKSIIKMLDKLEPKKIIIVSCAPQIRYPDCYGIDMSRVKEFVAFRAMLELLKDRGLYFKIDEVYDKCVAAEGTEAFKETNFVKELFDLFTHDEISAKVSEIVKAPEVKAEVQVIYQTINDLHLACPNHKGDWYFTGNYPTPGGTRVVNRAFMNFVEKKAVRAY; this is encoded by the coding sequence ATGAGCGATTCAATAAAACACGAATGCGGTATTGCCCTGATCAGGCTCCGAAAACCAATTGAGTATTACGTTGAGAAGTATGGTACGCCCATGTACGGCGTTAACAAGTTGTTCCTGCTTATGCAGAAACAACATAACCGAGGCCAGGACGGGGCAGGCGTTGCCAGTATAAAAATTGACGCCGGTCCGGGCATGGAGTACATCAGCCGTTTCCGTTCTGTTAAGACCCGTGCTATAGACAGCATTTTCGGGAAGATCGGAAAAGAGTTTAAAGAGCTGAAGGAAAAACATCCGGAAAAAGCGGAAGACACGAACTGGGTTTGGCAGAACCTGCCTTTCCTGGGTGATGTATACCTGGGCCACCTGCGTTACGGTACGCACGGCGTAAACAGCGTAGACAACTGCCACCCAATGGTGCGCGAAAACAACTGGCGTAGCCGCAGCCTTGCTGTTGCCGGTAACTTTAACATGACCAACGTAGACGAGCAGTTCCAGAAACTGATCGAGTTGGGCCAGCACCCAAAACAAAAATCCGACACCATTACCGTTTTAGAAAAGATCGGCCATTTCCTGGACGAAGAGAACCAAGAGCTATTCGAATCTTATAAAAATGAGTTTACCAATAAAGAAATAACCAGCCTGATAGAAGAGAACCTTGATCTGGAGCGTGTGTTAAAGCGTGCCGCTAAGGACTTTGACGGTGGTTACGCCATGGCTGGCCTGACTGGTTACGGTGCTTCGTTTGTCGTCCGCGACCCGAACGGTATCCGCCCCGCTTATTATTACATTGATGATGAAGTGGTGGTGATCGCTTCAGAAAAGCCTGCTATCAAGACGGCTTTTGATGTGGATTATGCGGCAATTAAAGAGATTACTCCGGGCCACGCGCTTATAGTGGATAAAGAGGGCAACCCATCGCTGAGAGAGATACTGGAGCCACGCGAGAAATTATCGTGCAGCTTCGAGCGTATCTACTTCTCTCGTGGTAACGACCCGGAGATCTACGAAGAGCGAAAGAACATGGGCAAGCGCCTGTGCAAGCAGATACTGGAAGCCGTTAACTACGACCTGAAAAATACTGTTTTCTCCTACATCCCGAACACAGCTGAAACTTCGTGGCTGGGGATGATGAAAGGGATTGAAGATTACCTGCGCAGCTACCGCAAACAAGCTATACTTAACCAACAGCTTTCTGAAGAGCAACTCGATGAGATTCTGCAATTTAAGCCGCGTGCCGAGAAGCTGGTGATTAAGGACGTAAAGCTGCGTACTTTTATTACCGACGATAACAACCGCGATGACCTGGTTACGCACGTGTACGACACGACTTACGAAGTGGTGAAGAAAGGTGTGGATACCTTGGTAGTGCTGGATGACTCTATTGTTCGTGGTACGACGCTGGAGAAGTCTATCATCAAAATGCTGGACAAGCTGGAGCCGAAAAAGATCATCATTGTGTCTTGTGCACCACAGATCCGTTACCCGGATTGCTATGGTATAGACATGAGCCGAGTGAAGGAGTTCGTAGCTTTCCGTGCTATGCTGGAGTTACTGAAAGATCGTGGCTTATACTTTAAAATAGATGAAGTATACGACAAGTGCGTCGCTGCAGAAGGTACAGAAGCTTTCAAAGAAACCAACTTTGTAAAAGAGCTTTTCGATTTATTTACGCATGACGAGATCTCAGCCAAAGTATCGGAAATTGTAAAAGCGCCGGAAGTAAAAGCAGAAGTACAGGTAATTTACCAAACCATTAACGACCTGCACCTGGCCTGCCCGAACCACAAAGGCGACTGGTACTTTACCGGTAACTATCCAACCCCAGGCGGTACACGTGTAGTAAACCGTGCCTTCATGAACTTTGTAGAGAAAAAAGCTGTGAGAGCTTACTAA
- a CDS encoding toxin-antitoxin system YwqK family antitoxin yields MYKLFSLLFTLSLVSTVAVGQTKKVITYHDESRTTIKEVYFMKPDSSIVGNYVRFYPGGEREAFAKFVEGKKDSVFTEFYQNGKPKIKVTYKLDVKHGPFQAFHPDGRLMQEGSYENDQQSNLFKTFYDDGKIRKETTFVKGFPEGLVKEYYPDGKVKSEIYYKNSQQSGPAKTYYPNGQLESDATYRGGMLEGSYKTYYQDGQLQQEVNNVAGQRQGTFKSYFPNGKLSTEGGFVAGKMHGPSKAYYQNGKVRSLINYKNGEPNGQTQFFYEDGTLREEGNFSNNGADSKTTSYYPSGNVKAEEQFKDKLPHGNWKTYFDEPGKKVSTSETYEKGKLTGERLAYHENGQVKSKATYDAGKIMGISYEYYPSGKVKSETNHKDGLKYGPYKQYFESGKTEIVGKHINNKKVTTWKYYNEGGKVVKTIVYKDGKVVEEK; encoded by the coding sequence ATGTATAAATTATTTTCATTGCTGTTTACCTTATCGCTGGTAAGTACAGTTGCTGTGGGGCAGACCAAAAAAGTGATTACCTACCACGACGAAAGCCGCACCACTATAAAAGAAGTATACTTTATGAAGCCCGACTCCAGTATAGTTGGGAATTATGTTCGCTTCTACCCTGGCGGCGAGCGAGAGGCATTTGCCAAATTTGTGGAAGGGAAAAAGGACAGCGTGTTCACGGAGTTTTACCAAAATGGCAAGCCTAAAATTAAGGTAACTTATAAGCTGGATGTAAAGCACGGTCCTTTCCAGGCATTCCACCCGGACGGTAGATTGATGCAGGAAGGCAGCTACGAAAACGACCAGCAAAGCAACCTGTTCAAGACCTTTTACGACGACGGCAAGATCCGCAAGGAGACTACTTTTGTAAAGGGATTTCCAGAAGGATTGGTAAAAGAATATTACCCCGATGGCAAGGTAAAATCTGAGATATACTATAAAAACAGCCAGCAAAGCGGCCCTGCCAAAACCTACTACCCAAATGGCCAGTTGGAGAGCGATGCGACTTACCGTGGTGGCATGCTGGAAGGTTCTTATAAAACCTATTACCAGGATGGGCAACTGCAGCAGGAAGTCAATAACGTGGCCGGCCAGCGGCAGGGTACTTTCAAGAGTTACTTCCCGAATGGCAAGCTGAGTACCGAAGGCGGATTTGTAGCAGGCAAAATGCATGGCCCAAGCAAAGCATACTACCAGAATGGGAAAGTACGCAGCCTGATAAACTATAAAAACGGTGAACCAAACGGCCAGACGCAGTTCTTTTACGAAGATGGTACTCTGCGCGAAGAAGGCAACTTCAGCAACAACGGTGCTGACAGCAAAACCACAAGCTACTACCCAAGCGGCAACGTGAAAGCCGAAGAACAATTTAAAGACAAGCTCCCCCACGGCAACTGGAAAACGTATTTTGATGAACCCGGCAAAAAGGTGAGCACCAGCGAGACGTATGAGAAAGGTAAACTAACAGGCGAAAGATTGGCTTATCATGAAAACGGACAGGTAAAATCAAAAGCTACCTATGATGCTGGCAAGATCATGGGTATCAGCTACGAGTATTATCCATCAGGCAAAGTAAAGTCTGAAACCAACCATAAAGACGGACTGAAGTACGGACCTTATAAACAGTATTTCGAGAGTGGCAAAACAGAGATTGTTGGCAAGCACATCAACAACAAGAAAGTAACCACCTGGAAATACTACAACGAAGGAGGCAAAGTAGTAAAAACTATAGTTTACAAAGACGGCAAGGTGGTAGAAGAAAAATAA
- a CDS encoding HEAT repeat domain-containing protein produces the protein MSLETELAKFWDWANMTPATYNEERGLGEWEAEYPGWEELHKAATEALEELNKEFNHDLAQLLVYALAIDNESGTILQKVDEKLESKLRFVKKVINSDQPQARWQIAELLGNSEVEDREQLLVNLINRDKDNYVIRRALMSLDKVNHAKAAEFAKSYLKDADPFMKLVAKEIIKKKV, from the coding sequence ATGTCGTTAGAAACTGAATTAGCTAAGTTCTGGGATTGGGCTAACATGACGCCTGCTACTTATAACGAAGAACGTGGTTTAGGGGAATGGGAAGCTGAATACCCAGGCTGGGAGGAATTGCATAAAGCGGCAACCGAAGCATTGGAAGAGCTGAACAAAGAATTTAACCATGACTTGGCCCAGTTACTGGTTTACGCGCTGGCTATAGATAACGAATCCGGAACTATACTTCAGAAAGTAGATGAGAAGCTGGAGTCTAAACTGAGGTTCGTGAAAAAGGTGATCAATTCAGATCAACCGCAGGCAAGGTGGCAGATAGCTGAACTACTTGGCAATTCGGAAGTGGAAGACAGGGAGCAATTGCTGGTGAACCTGATCAACCGCGACAAAGACAATTATGTTATCAGAAGGGCGCTGATGAGCCTGGATAAAGTGAACCATGCCAAGGCAGCTGAGTTTGCTAAAAGCTATTTAAAAGATGCTGACCCGTTTATGAAGCTGGTAGCTAAAGAGATCATTAAAAAGAAAGTATAA
- a CDS encoding complex I subunit 4 family protein, giving the protein MTDFILSSLIFSPLLAAFVLLLMPARMQKPMKAIALGGALVQMVLAILLYFRFDGAATANGQQGYQFVEKLDWIGFSLGSLGRFQIEYFVGVDGISISMVLLTGIIGVIGVISSWTIKKNIKGYFLLYLLLLTSVMGCFLALDFFLFYLFFEFMLLPMYFLIGIWGGPKREYAAIKFFIYTLVGSLFILIVMIGLYTSVIDPAATAAQLDMLQQDGTNPNVILQVQQLLQQNAISSADIVRTFSIPAMMDPANFIPGSLLHVLSGTVLWDLPIRFIAFLLLFAGFAIKVPSVPVHTWLPDAHVEAPTPISVLLAAILLKVGGYGLIRIVYPIFPDAGAYFAVLVGGLGVLSIIYGALCALAMNDLKKLIAYSSVSHMGFVLLGLASLTSEGVNGAIYMMFSHGIISAMLFLVVGVIYDRAHDRMILNFRGLAKRMPAYTTFVVIAFFASLGLPGFSGFIAELLVLVGGFSSPDITGLLPRWLTIVAVFGLLLAAAYYLWALQRMFFGKYWIFPELREKASMSDLNAREYLMLVPLAILALLFGIFPHLLLDKIGMAAQGFTELVLQNGQEQLNMVLSTIIK; this is encoded by the coding sequence TTGACTGATTTTATACTTAGTAGCCTTATTTTTTCACCATTGTTAGCAGCGTTTGTGTTGTTGCTGATGCCTGCGCGCATGCAAAAGCCTATGAAAGCAATAGCTTTAGGTGGGGCGTTGGTGCAGATGGTGCTGGCTATACTTCTATACTTCCGGTTTGATGGTGCCGCCACGGCCAACGGACAACAAGGCTACCAGTTTGTAGAGAAACTAGACTGGATCGGCTTTTCGTTGGGTAGCCTGGGCCGTTTCCAGATCGAGTATTTTGTAGGGGTGGATGGCATCAGTATCAGCATGGTGCTGCTCACGGGTATCATCGGTGTTATCGGCGTTATCTCCTCCTGGACCATCAAAAAGAACATTAAAGGCTATTTCCTGCTGTACCTGTTGCTGCTTACGAGCGTAATGGGCTGTTTTCTGGCGCTGGATTTCTTCCTGTTCTACCTGTTTTTCGAGTTCATGCTCCTGCCGATGTACTTCCTGATTGGTATCTGGGGTGGGCCGAAACGCGAATATGCTGCCATTAAGTTCTTCATTTATACCTTAGTAGGTTCGCTTTTCATCCTGATCGTGATGATCGGGCTTTATACTTCGGTGATAGACCCGGCGGCGACAGCTGCGCAGTTGGATATGTTGCAGCAGGATGGTACTAATCCGAATGTGATCCTGCAGGTACAGCAACTATTGCAGCAAAATGCCATTAGTAGTGCCGACATCGTGCGTACGTTCAGCATTCCGGCCATGATGGATCCTGCCAACTTTATACCTGGTAGTTTACTGCATGTGCTGTCTGGTACAGTGCTGTGGGATCTGCCCATTCGCTTTATCGCCTTTCTGTTACTGTTTGCCGGTTTTGCTATTAAAGTGCCATCTGTGCCGGTGCATACCTGGTTACCAGATGCGCACGTTGAAGCGCCAACGCCCATCTCTGTTCTACTGGCAGCTATACTTCTGAAAGTAGGTGGCTATGGTTTAATAAGAATTGTGTACCCGATCTTCCCTGATGCAGGTGCTTATTTTGCCGTGCTGGTTGGTGGTCTGGGTGTACTTTCCATTATTTATGGTGCACTTTGCGCGCTGGCCATGAACGACCTGAAAAAGCTGATCGCTTACTCATCTGTGTCGCATATGGGTTTTGTGCTGCTGGGGCTGGCTTCGCTTACTTCCGAAGGTGTGAACGGTGCTATCTACATGATGTTCAGCCATGGCATTATTTCGGCGATGCTTTTCCTGGTGGTAGGCGTTATCTACGACCGCGCCCACGACCGTATGATTCTGAATTTCCGAGGCCTTGCCAAGCGCATGCCGGCTTATACTACGTTTGTAGTGATCGCCTTTTTTGCTTCGTTGGGTTTGCCTGGTTTCTCTGGTTTTATAGCAGAATTGCTGGTGCTGGTAGGAGGTTTTAGCTCTCCTGATATCACAGGTTTGCTACCACGCTGGCTGACAATTGTGGCTGTTTTCGGGTTGTTGTTGGCTGCGGCTTATTACCTGTGGGCTTTGCAAAGAATGTTCTTCGGGAAATACTGGATCTTCCCGGAGCTGCGCGAAAAAGCTTCCATGTCTGACCTGAACGCACGTGAATACCTGATGTTGGTACCGCTGGCTATACTTGCCTTGCTGTTCGGTATTTTTCCGCACCTGCTACTGGATAAGATCGGAATGGCGGCGCAGGGTTTTACCGAACTGGTGCTCCAAAATGGGCAGGAACAGCTTAATATGGTGTTGTCTACGATCATTAAGTAA
- a CDS encoding acetyl-CoA C-acyltransferase — protein sequence MQTKEVYIISAVRTPIGSFGGALSSLSATELGAIAIKGALERAGVDKEQVQEVIMGNVLSANLGQAPARQAAVKAGLGYNVECTTINKVCASGTKAIMYASQAIMLGHKDVIVAGGMESMSNVPYYVDKARWGAKMGNVQMADGLIKDGLWDVYNDFHMGSAAENTAREMKITREMQDEYAINSYKKVAAAAEAGLLKDEIVPVEVPQRGKDPILVTEDEEYRKVSFDKIPGLKPVFDKAGTVTAANASTLNDGAAAVLLMSKEKAEELGVKPIAKIRGFADAEQDPIWFTTTPALAIPKALKNAGVTPEEVDFYEINEAFSVVSIANNQKLGLEGGKVNVFGGAVSLGHPLGASGARIVTTLCNVLNKKGGKIGVTGICNGGGGASALVIEKV from the coding sequence ATGCAAACTAAAGAAGTATATATCATTTCAGCTGTCCGCACACCAATCGGCAGCTTTGGCGGCGCTTTGTCAAGCCTGTCTGCCACTGAACTGGGTGCTATAGCTATTAAAGGTGCACTGGAAAGAGCCGGTGTAGATAAAGAGCAGGTGCAGGAAGTTATCATGGGTAACGTACTGTCTGCAAACTTAGGCCAGGCTCCTGCGCGCCAGGCTGCTGTTAAGGCTGGTCTTGGTTACAATGTAGAGTGTACTACCATCAACAAAGTATGTGCATCAGGTACAAAAGCTATTATGTATGCTTCGCAGGCTATCATGCTGGGTCATAAAGATGTGATCGTGGCTGGTGGTATGGAGAGCATGAGCAACGTACCATATTATGTTGACAAAGCTCGTTGGGGTGCTAAAATGGGTAACGTACAGATGGCAGATGGTCTGATAAAAGATGGTCTGTGGGATGTGTACAACGATTTCCATATGGGTAGCGCTGCCGAGAACACTGCTCGTGAAATGAAGATCACCCGTGAGATGCAGGATGAATACGCTATTAACTCTTATAAGAAAGTAGCTGCTGCTGCAGAAGCTGGCTTACTGAAAGATGAGATCGTACCGGTTGAAGTACCACAGCGTGGCAAAGACCCGATCCTGGTTACAGAAGACGAAGAGTACAGAAAAGTAAGCTTTGATAAAATACCTGGCCTGAAGCCTGTGTTTGACAAAGCTGGTACAGTAACTGCTGCCAACGCCTCTACCCTGAACGATGGTGCTGCCGCTGTACTTTTGATGAGCAAAGAAAAAGCGGAAGAGCTGGGCGTAAAGCCGATCGCAAAGATTCGTGGTTTTGCTGATGCGGAGCAGGATCCGATCTGGTTTACAACTACTCCAGCCCTGGCTATACCTAAAGCACTTAAAAATGCTGGCGTTACTCCTGAAGAAGTAGATTTCTACGAGATCAACGAAGCGTTCTCGGTAGTATCTATCGCTAACAACCAGAAGTTAGGCTTAGAAGGTGGTAAAGTAAACGTGTTTGGTGGTGCGGTATCACTTGGTCACCCGCTGGGTGCCTCAGGTGCGCGTATTGTAACTACACTTTGCAACGTACTGAATAAAAAAGGCGGTAAAATAGGTGTAACCGGTATCTGTAATGGTGGCGGTGGCGCATCTGCCCTGGTTATCGAGAAAGTATAA